Proteins from one Mucilaginibacter jinjuensis genomic window:
- a CDS encoding HD domain-containing protein, with product MTEYEHLLKQVSFIHEIDKVKYILRKTKLFNSDRNENDAEHSWHLAIMALILAEHANEPVDILKVVKMLLIHDVVEIDAGDIFLYDAVLNHTNTLAEQKAAERIFGLLPDEQAKEYIAIWEEFEASETPEAKFARAMDRLEPLLQNISNNGGTWKEFNVSYEQVIGKKSVIKNGSETLWKFAEKLINESVEKGILNKG from the coding sequence ATGACAGAATACGAACATCTCTTAAAGCAGGTGTCATTCATCCACGAGATTGACAAGGTCAAATATATTCTCCGAAAAACCAAGCTATTTAACAGCGACCGAAATGAAAATGACGCTGAGCATAGCTGGCACCTGGCTATTATGGCACTTATACTTGCAGAGCATGCTAATGAGCCTGTAGACATTTTGAAAGTAGTAAAGATGCTGCTGATCCATGACGTGGTTGAGATTGATGCCGGGGATATCTTCCTCTACGATGCTGTTTTAAACCATACCAATACCCTTGCCGAGCAAAAGGCTGCAGAAAGGATCTTCGGGCTACTGCCAGATGAGCAAGCTAAAGAATATATAGCTATATGGGAAGAGTTTGAAGCATCTGAAACCCCCGAGGCCAAATTTGCCCGCGCTATGGACAGGCTGGAACCGTTATTGCAAAACATATCCAATAACGGCGGTACCTGGAAAGAATTTAATGTGAGTTACGAACAAGTTATCGGCAAAAAAAGCGTGATCAAGAATGGATCTGAAACGCTTTGGAAATTCGCCGAAAAGTTGATTAATGAAAGTGTGGAGAAAGGGATACTAAATAAGGGTTGA
- the lat gene encoding L-lysine 6-transaminase, with protein sequence METMSITPQNVQATLSKHILADGFDLTFDMEKSQGVYIYDSKYDRTLLDFFTCFASVPLGYNHPKMVNDEAFKKDLLLAALTNPSNSDIYTEQYAHFLEVFDRVGIPEYLPHAFFISGGGLAIENALKTAMDWKVQKNFAKGYQVEKGFKVIHFEHAFHGRTGYTMSLTNTQPVKTRWFAKFDWPRISTPYINFDDFKSNPEELYKREAASIAQIEKAFQDNKDDICAIIIEPIQSEGGDNHIRKEFLEQLRKLADEYEAMLIYDEVQTGVGLTGKFWCHEHFGENARPDIIAFGKKMQVCGILASRRVEENPDNVFTVSSRINSTWGGNLTDMVRSAKILEIIAEDNLCDQASQTGQYLQDQLVALSQTTSLISNIRGKGLLTAFDFPDSDIRNSFINMGLENNTMFLGCGEKSIRFRPALIMQESHIDEGIKTMFHILKRL encoded by the coding sequence ATGGAAACTATGTCAATAACACCACAAAACGTTCAAGCAACTTTAAGCAAACATATCCTGGCCGATGGGTTCGACCTTACTTTTGATATGGAGAAAAGCCAGGGCGTTTACATCTACGATTCGAAATACGACCGTACGCTGCTCGACTTTTTTACCTGCTTTGCATCCGTACCACTAGGTTATAATCACCCAAAGATGGTAAACGATGAGGCCTTTAAAAAAGACCTGCTCCTGGCAGCACTAACCAACCCTTCAAACTCGGATATCTATACTGAGCAATACGCCCATTTTCTGGAGGTGTTTGACCGTGTCGGGATCCCAGAATACCTGCCGCATGCTTTCTTTATCTCTGGCGGAGGTTTAGCCATTGAGAACGCCCTTAAAACTGCCATGGACTGGAAAGTGCAAAAGAACTTCGCCAAGGGCTACCAGGTTGAAAAAGGTTTTAAGGTGATCCATTTTGAGCACGCTTTTCATGGCCGTACCGGGTATACCATGAGCCTTACCAATACCCAACCGGTGAAAACACGCTGGTTTGCCAAGTTCGATTGGCCGCGTATCAGTACGCCATACATTAATTTCGACGATTTTAAATCGAATCCTGAAGAACTGTACAAACGTGAGGCTGCGTCTATCGCCCAGATAGAAAAAGCGTTTCAGGATAATAAGGATGATATTTGCGCTATTATTATCGAGCCCATCCAGTCGGAAGGTGGCGATAACCACATTCGTAAAGAGTTTCTGGAACAACTGCGTAAACTGGCCGACGAGTATGAGGCGATGTTAATTTATGACGAGGTACAAACCGGCGTTGGCTTAACCGGCAAATTCTGGTGCCACGAGCATTTTGGAGAAAACGCAAGGCCGGATATTATTGCTTTCGGCAAAAAAATGCAGGTATGCGGTATATTGGCTAGCCGCCGGGTTGAAGAGAACCCGGATAATGTGTTCACCGTATCTTCACGTATAAACTCTACCTGGGGTGGTAACTTAACAGATATGGTTCGCTCTGCCAAAATATTAGAAATTATTGCTGAGGATAATCTTTGCGATCAGGCATCGCAAACCGGGCAATATTTGCAAGATCAGTTAGTGGCCTTAAGCCAAACTACCAGCCTCATTTCTAACATCCGCGGTAAAGGTTTACTCACCGCGTTTGACTTTCCGGATAGTGATATTAGAAACAGTTTCATAAATATGGGATTAGAAAATAATACTATGTTTTTGGGCTGTGGCGAAAAAAGTATCCGTTTCAGACCGGCACTTATTATGCAGGAAAGCCATATTGATGAAGGTATAAAAACCATGTTTCACATACTTAAACGTTTGTAA
- the bshB1 gene encoding bacillithiol biosynthesis deacetylase BshB1: MTKLDILVLAVHPDDAELGCAGTILKHIAQGYKVGVVDLTRGELGTRGSAEIRDKEAAAASEILGLTIRENLGMPDGFFANTREYQLQIIEVIRKYQPEIVIGNAYHDRHPDHGRANQLIEDASFLAGLRKIETTLDGEIQQEWRPKQVMHFIQDRYIKPDIIIDVTEYWDQKIASLYAYGSQFHNPEWENEPQTYISSPEFIQVTEARAREFGKSIGARFAEGFTSRKLLGVESLFDLV, from the coding sequence ATGACTAAGTTAGATATACTTGTTTTAGCCGTACACCCGGATGATGCCGAATTAGGTTGTGCTGGCACTATATTAAAACACATTGCCCAGGGCTATAAAGTTGGTGTAGTTGACTTAACCCGCGGTGAACTGGGCACACGTGGCTCGGCAGAGATAAGGGATAAAGAGGCTGCTGCTGCAAGTGAAATATTGGGTTTAACCATACGCGAGAATTTGGGTATGCCCGATGGATTTTTTGCCAATACCAGAGAATACCAGTTGCAGATTATTGAAGTGATCCGTAAGTATCAACCCGAGATAGTAATTGGCAATGCTTATCACGACCGTCACCCCGATCATGGCCGTGCAAACCAGCTTATTGAGGATGCTTCGTTTTTGGCAGGCTTACGTAAAATTGAAACTACCCTTGATGGTGAAATACAGCAGGAGTGGAGACCTAAACAGGTAATGCATTTTATACAAGACCGCTACATTAAACCCGACATTATCATTGATGTTACCGAGTACTGGGACCAGAAAATTGCCAGTCTTTATGCCTACGGTTCGCAGTTCCATAACCCCGAGTGGGAGAATGAGCCACAAACCTACATTTCGTCGCCCGAGTTTATACAGGTTACAGAAGCCCGCGCCCGTGAATTTGGTAAAAGCATAGGTGCCCGCTTTGCCGAAGGTTTTACAAGCCGCAAATTATTGGGGGTTGAGAGTCTTTTTGATCTTGTTTGA
- a CDS encoding glutathione peroxidase — MDNSNIYQFSVKQLNGEEVSLDRYQNKVLLIVNTASQCGFTPQLADLVELKKSLLGKDFEILAFPSNDFGGQEPLEGEAIATFCERFDTNFPLFDKIRVRGTYADPLYQFLSTKKQNGRVNAAPRWNFHKYLVDKNGKVVDFFYPFTKPGASKIKKKIAHLLAQ, encoded by the coding sequence ATGGACAACAGCAATATCTACCAGTTTAGCGTTAAACAGCTAAATGGTGAAGAAGTAAGCCTCGATCGATACCAAAATAAAGTTTTATTGATTGTAAATACAGCCTCGCAATGTGGTTTTACACCACAATTGGCCGACCTGGTTGAGCTGAAAAAGTCTTTATTAGGTAAAGATTTCGAAATTTTGGCCTTCCCGTCAAATGATTTTGGCGGTCAGGAACCTTTAGAAGGTGAAGCCATAGCTACCTTTTGCGAACGCTTTGATACCAATTTTCCGCTGTTTGATAAAATACGCGTAAGGGGTACTTATGCTGACCCGCTTTACCAGTTTTTGTCTACCAAAAAACAAAATGGCAGGGTGAATGCTGCCCCAAGATGGAACTTCCATAAATACCTGGTTGATAAAAATGGCAAGGTGGTTGATTTCTTTTACCCCTTTACCAAGCCAGGCGCTTCTAAAATAAAAAAGAAGATAGCTCATTTACTGGCGCAATAA
- a CDS encoding 1-aminocyclopropane-1-carboxylate deaminase/D-cysteine desulfhydrase: protein MIFDLEICSPVQQIKHPLFDEKGLQVFIKRDDMIHPVISGNKWRKLKYTLANAHNAGKTHLVTFGGAYSNHLLATAAAAAKFGFKSTGFVRGEEVTNDTLFLCHLHGMQLIFVDRESYRDKQTLFDQYFSNDTSAFFIDEGGASAAAAQGCSELVAELPQTYDHIFCACGTGTTAAGILNGLQHLPTLFHAVPVLKGGEFIADEIKQYTTHNPMYELHTQYHFGGYAKSTPELIDFIKDFIASTGILIEPVYTGKMMYALFDLARKDHFKPGSNILAVHTGGLFGLLGMKEKFL from the coding sequence ATGATATTTGATTTAGAGATCTGCAGCCCGGTTCAGCAAATTAAACACCCTTTATTTGATGAAAAGGGCTTGCAGGTTTTTATCAAGCGCGATGATATGATACACCCGGTTATATCGGGTAACAAATGGCGCAAATTAAAGTACACATTGGCTAATGCTCACAATGCAGGGAAAACCCACCTCGTAACTTTTGGCGGTGCATATTCCAATCATTTATTGGCAACAGCTGCCGCCGCTGCAAAATTTGGTTTTAAGTCTACAGGTTTTGTTCGGGGTGAAGAGGTTACTAACGACACCCTGTTTCTATGCCACCTGCATGGCATGCAACTGATATTTGTGGATAGGGAAAGCTATCGTGATAAACAAACTTTGTTCGATCAGTATTTCAGCAACGATACCTCTGCGTTTTTTATTGATGAAGGCGGCGCTTCGGCAGCTGCAGCACAAGGTTGCAGCGAACTGGTGGCCGAACTCCCGCAAACCTACGATCACATCTTCTGCGCCTGCGGAACAGGCACAACCGCAGCAGGAATATTGAACGGCTTACAACACTTGCCCACCCTATTCCACGCCGTACCTGTACTAAAAGGCGGTGAATTTATTGCTGACGAAATTAAACAGTACACCACACACAATCCTATGTATGAGCTGCATACCCAATATCATTTCGGCGGTTATGCTAAAAGTACGCCTGAACTGATTGATTTTATTAAAGATTTTATCGCTTCAACAGGCATATTGATTGAACCCGTTTATACTGGTAAAATGATGTATGCGTTGTTTGATTTGGCGCGTAAAGATCATTTTAAACCGGGTAGCAATATTTTGGCGGTGCATACTGGTGGCTTGTTTGGGTTGTTGGGGATGAAGGAGAAGTTTTTGTAA
- a CDS encoding DUF4294 domain-containing protein — MKYFAFLLLMCGFAVVCNAQTDLPHPKLGKNDTIKTYMTVLDGELVPWVVTPEVKIVDTRIFASEADRQAYYRLRYNVMKVLPYAKYAGERYAQLQRDLASTADKSKQKEMIKLCEDQIKNLFNTQIKNLTITQGEVLIKLVSRETHSTSFAMAKDLKGGFHAFMYQSVARIFGHNLKEEYDPSTERDIETILHEAGYTSSLY, encoded by the coding sequence ATGAAATATTTTGCGTTTTTACTTCTAATGTGTGGTTTTGCGGTTGTTTGTAATGCACAAACTGACCTGCCTCACCCTAAATTAGGAAAAAATGATACAATAAAAACATATATGACCGTGCTCGACGGTGAACTGGTACCCTGGGTGGTTACGCCTGAGGTAAAAATTGTTGATACCCGCATCTTCGCCAGTGAAGCTGATCGCCAGGCTTATTACCGTTTAAGATATAACGTAATGAAAGTACTGCCTTATGCTAAATACGCAGGCGAACGTTATGCTCAGTTACAACGCGATCTGGCTTCGACAGCTGACAAGAGCAAGCAGAAAGAGATGATCAAATTGTGTGAAGACCAGATCAAAAATTTGTTCAATACACAAATTAAAAACCTGACTATTACGCAGGGCGAAGTTTTAATTAAACTGGTAAGCCGCGAAACACATAGTACCAGCTTTGCTATGGCGAAGGATTTGAAAGGCGGTTTTCATGCCTTTATGTACCAGAGTGTGGCCCGTATTTTTGGCCATAATTTGAAAGAAGAATACGATCCATCTACCGAACGCGATATAGAAACCATTTTGCACGAAGCAGGTTATACCTCATCTTTGTACTAA